The following proteins are encoded in a genomic region of Gadus macrocephalus chromosome 19, ASM3116895v1:
- the LOC132447665 gene encoding uncharacterized protein LOC132447665, translating into MRDKICKTPCLLFFLLTSLHHCSGKFGTPITDDVNKLLLLQQNIPVDYEIPVHYIPKEVSGVCWVVLNIYPLEQSLCKLATMFGALSSNKENIIVFIAMLKSLRFTFDHEELESAMQVFQCHYRERNLLSGLYFDYIKEILHAAAQGVGGFPCKPPPCVPHQETPDGRVQAWLSRSPVLLILVPLTACLLLLLWLAHSRRRRLRECDVERRDDSLSSPANAVPSVCISVPLYRTDHSTSATELVPRPQELG; encoded by the exons ATGAGGGATAAA ATCTGCAAGACTCCTTGTCTCCTCTTCTTTCTGCTCACAAGTCTTCACCACTGCTCGGGAAAGTTTGGAACGCCCATCACAGACGATGTGAACAAGCTGCTGCTATTG CAACAGAACATTCCCGTTGACTATGAGATTCCTGTGCACTACATCCCAAAGGAAGTG AGCGGTGTGTGCTGGGTGGTGCTGAACATCTACCCTCTGGAGCAGAGTCTCTGTAAACTGGCCACCATGTTTGGCGCCCTGTCCTCCAACAAGGAGAACATCATCGTCTTCATCGCCATGCTGAAGAGCCTGCGCTTCACGTTCGACCACGAGGAGCTG GAATCGGCGATGCAGGTCTTCCAGTGTCACTACCGCGAGAGGAACCTGCTGTCGGGTCTCTACTTCGACTACATCAAGGAGATACTGCATGCTGCGGCCCAAGGGGTGGGGGGCTTTCCCTGTAAGCCCCCCCCCTGCGTGCCCCACCAGGAAACCCCAG ATGGGCGAGTGCAAGCCTGGCTGAGCAGAAGTCCTGTGCTGCTCATCCTGGTCCCCCTCACAGCAtgtctgctcctgctgctgtggCTA GCCCACTCCCGGAGGCGGCGGTTGCGCGAGTGCGACGTGGAGCGGCGAGACGATTCGTTGTCGTCGCCGGCCAACGCGGTTCCCAGCGTGTGCATCTCCGTCCCGCTGTACAGAACGGACCATTCCACGTCCGCCACAGAACTGGTTCCCAGACCACAAGAACTGGGGTGA